In Oryza sativa Japonica Group chromosome 3, ASM3414082v1, one DNA window encodes the following:
- the LOC4333759 gene encoding protein FLOURY ENDOSPERM 6, chloroplastic, with translation MLPLLLPLPVTPPPPLPSPTLTLAPASAPRRRLVLLAAAAPHHHHHHRRRRVYRRQRAAPTQTRAPRRTLSASNAARGEEDLEEAIYEFMRRSDKPGAFPTRAELVAAGRADLAAAVDACGGWLSLGWSSGGAEAGRASSSVGVHPDYPPEAGAAAAAGGASDLAQGAVWASSREAEASPSGRQPETEEEETETKFGTGLDGMLTRLQRERERVRPPLPRSSDGAGGERDNVALMGQSGAPSHSATGGRYTPKVPDNGNIHSYHPQNGALEHNKSSKSLTNDAWRTWSLDKGGFSDFQAAEIHSTNSRKSFRHDGLDILAQDDVHGPSNGVAVHDYDINDVDSERDDIHARLQNLELDLTAALHTLRSRFDKVISDMSEGDGAKAPNGLSDDWEFEETKVMQAQEELRSIRAKIAVLEGKMALEIIEKNKIIEEKQRRLDEAEKALSELRTVYIVWSNPASEVLLTGSFDGWTSQRRMERSERGTFSLNLRLYPGRYEIKFIVDGVWRNDPLRPLVSNNGHENNLLTVT, from the exons atgctccccctcctcctccccctccccgtgacccctcctcctcctctcccctccccaaccctaaccctagcccccgcctccgctcctcgccgacgcctcgtcctcctcgccgccgcggcgccgcaccaccaccatcaccaccgccgccgccgcgtctacCGTCGCCAGCGCGCGGCGCCGACGCAGACGCGGGCGCCGAGGAGGACGTTGTCGGCGTCCAATGCGGCCCGCGGGGAGGAGGACCTCGAGGAGGCGATCTACGAGTTCATGCGGCGGTCCGACAAGCCGGGGGCGTTCCCCACCCGCGCCGAGCTCGTCGCCGCGGGGAgggccgacctcgccgccgccgtggacgccTGCGGCGGCTGGCTCTCGCTCGGGTGGTCCTCCGGTGGCGCGGAGGCAGGCAGGGCCTCCTCGTCGGTCGGCGTGCACCCTGACTACCCTCccgaggcgggggcggcggcggcggcggggggcgccTCCGACCTAGCGCAGGGAGCCGTGTGGGCGTCGTCCAG GGAGGCGGAAGCTTCGCCGTCCGGGCGCCAgccggagacggaggaggaggagac GGAGACGAAATTTGGGACTGGGTTGGACGGGATGCTTACCAGGCTGCagagggaaagggagagggtccggccgccgctcccacGGAGCAGCGATGGAGCGGGAGGGGAACGCGACAATGTTG CTTTAATGGGTCAGAGTGGAGCACCCAGTCACTCTGCAACTGGTGGCAGGTACACTCCAAAGGTACCTGATAATGGAAATATACATAGTTATCATCCTCAAAATGGAGCACTAGAACATAACAAAAGCTCAAAGAGTTTGACTAATGATGCATGGCGAACATGGTCCCTTGACAAGGGTGGTTTTTCAGATTTTCAAG CTGCTGAAATCCATTCAACTAACAGCAGGAAATCATTTAGACATGATGGCCTAGACATTCTTGCACAAGATGACGTGCACGGGCCATCTAATGGTGTGGCTGTACATGATTATGATATTAATGATGTAGACTCTGAAAGAGACGATATACATGCACGCCTTCAAAATTTGGAGTTGGATCTTACTGCCGCTCTTCATACATTAAGATCAAGATTCGACAAGGTTATATCAGATATG TCCGAAGGTGACGGAGCAAAAGCACCAAATGGGCTCTCCGACGATTGGGAATTTGAAGAGACCAAAGTAATGCAAGCTCAGGAAGAGCTGCGGTCAATCCGTGCAAAAATAGCAGTATTAGAAGGAAAGATGGCACTGGAGATAAT TGAGAAGAACAAAATAATTGAAGAGAAACAAAGAAGGCTTGATGAAGCTGAGAAGGCCTTGAGTGAGCTCCGTACTGTTTATATTGTGTGGTCTAATCCTGCTTCAGAGGTTCTATTGACTGGATCTTTTGATGGCTGGACAAGCCAG AGAAGAATGGAAAGATCAGAAAGAGGCACCTTTTCCTTAAACCTGAGGTTGTATCCTGGTAGATATGAG ATTAAATTTATTGTTGATGGTGTTTGGAGGAATGATCCTCTGCGCCCCCTTGTGAGCAATAACGGGCATGAAAACAACCTTCTGACTGTCACTTGA
- the LOC9269916 gene encoding protein NRT1/ PTR FAMILY 2.11, giving the protein MRGGGGGGGGGGEEAGQKLKSMDVDKLENGGDKPALKYHGWRAMPFIIGNETFEKLGTLGTSANLLVYLTQVFHMRSVDAATLLNGLNGTTSLAPIIGAFLSDAYLGRYLALAIASVASLIGMFLLTMTAAADGLHPAECGVGETCSKATSGQFAVLFMSFAFLVLGSAGIRPCSMPFGADQFDPHTESGKRGINSFFNWYYFTFTSAMLVSATVIIYVQSNVSWPIGLGIPTALMLLACVLFFMGTRLYVRVTPEGSPFTSIVQVFAAAARKRSLKQPKDPKQDLFDPPHTSAIVTKLAHTDQFRCLDKAAIVSGPDDVRAGGAAPSNPWRLCSVQQVEEVKCLIRIVPVWSTGIIYYVAVVQQSTYVVLSALQSDRHLGRSFQIPAASFTVFAMLAQTLWIPIYDRLLVPRLRRVTGKDEGLTLLQRQGIGIALSTVAMVMSAVVEDRRRHIALTQPTLGTTITGGAISAMSSLWMVPQLMVLGLSEAFNLISQIEFYYKEIPEHMRSVAGALAFCNLALGNYLSGFLVTIVHRTTGAGSNWLAQDLNKGRLDLFYWMIAGIGIFNIIYFMICAKWYRFKGAAAN; this is encoded by the exons atgcgcggcggcggcggcggcggcggcggcggcggcgaggaggccggccaGAAGCTGAAGAGCATGGACGTCGACAAGCTGGAGAACGGCGGCGACAAGCCCGCCCTCAAGTACCACGGCTGGAGGGCCATGCCCTTCATCATAG GGAACGAGACGTTCGAGAAGCTGGGGACGCTGGGGACGTCGGCGAACCTGCTGGTGTACCTGACGCAGGTGTTCCACATGCGGAGCGTGGACGCGGCGACGCTGCTCAACGGCCTCAACGGCACCACCAGCCTCGCCCCCATCATCGGCGCCTTCCTCTCCGACGCCTACCTCGGCCGCTACCTCGCCCTCGCCATCGCCTCCGTCGCCTCCCTCATC GGCATGTTCTTGCTGACGATGACGGCCGCCGCGGACGGGCTGCACCCGGCGGAGTGCGGGGTGGGGGAGACGTGCTCGAAGGCGACGTCGGGGCAGTTCGCGGTGCTGTTCATGTCGTTCGCGTTCCTGGTGCTGGGGTCGGCGGGGATCCGGCCGTGCAGCATGCCGTTCGGCGCCGACCAGTTCGACCCCCACACGGAGTCCGGCAAGCGCGGCATCAACAGCTTCTTCAACTGGTACTACTTCACCTTCACCTCCGCCATGCTCGTCTCCGCCACCGTCATCATCTACGTCCAGAGCAACGTCAGCTGGCCCATCGGCCTCGGCATCCCCACCGCGCTCATGCTCCTCGCCTGCGTCCTCTTCTTCATGGGCACCAGGCTCTACGTCCGCGTCACCCCCGAGGGCTCCCCCTTCACCAGCATCGTCCAGGtgttcgccgccgcggcgaggaagCGGTCGCTCAAGCAGCCCAAGGACCCCAAGCAGGACCTGTTCGACCCGCCGCACACCAGCGCCATCGTCACCAAGCTGGCGCACACGGACCAGTTCCGGTGCCTCGACAAGGCGGCCATCGTGTCCGGCCCCGACGACGTGCGCGCCgggggcgccgcgccgtcgaACCCGTGGAGGCTGTGCAGCGTGCAgcaggtggaggaggtgaaGTGCCTCATCCGCATCGTGCCCGTCTGGTCCACGGGGATCATCTACTACGTCGCCGTCGTGCAGCAGTCGACCTACGTGGTGTTGTCCGCGCTGCAGTCCGACCGACACCTCGGCCGGAGCTTCCAGATCCCCGCGGCGTCGTTCACGGTGTTCGCCATGCTGGCGCAGACGCTGTGGATCCCCATCTACGACCGCCTCCTCGTGCCGCGCCTCCGCAGGGTCACGGGCAAGGACGAGGGCCTCACCCTCCTGCAGCGGCAGGGGATCGGGATCGCGCTgtcgacggtggcgatggtgaTGTCGGCCGTGGTGGAGGACCGGAGGCGGCACATCGCGCTGACGCAGCCGACGCTGGGGACGACCATCACCGGGGGCGCCATCTCGGCCATGTCCAGCCTGTGGATGGTGCCGCAGCTCATGGTGCTGGGGCTCTCGGAGGCGTTCAACCTCATCAGCCAGATCGAGTTCTACTACAAGGAGATCCCGGAGCACATGCGGAGCGTGGCCGGCGCGCTCGCCTTCTGCAACCTGGCGCTGGGGAACTACCTCAGTGGGTTCCTCGTCACCATCGTGCACCGGACCACCGGCGCCGGGAGCAACTGGCTGGCGCAGGACCTCAACAAGGGGAGGCTCGACCTCTTCTACTGGATGATCGCCGGCATCGGCATCTTCAACATCATCTACTTCATGATCTGCGCCAAGTGGTACAGGTTCAAGGGGGCAGCCGCCAACTGA